Proteins from a single region of Urocitellus parryii isolate mUroPar1 chromosome 4, mUroPar1.hap1, whole genome shotgun sequence:
- the Spty2d1 gene encoding protein SPT2 homolog, with product MDFREILLIASKGQGVNNVPKRYSLAVGPPKKDPKVKGVQSAAVQAFLRRKEEELRQKALEEKRRKEELVKKRIELKHDKKARAMAKRTKDNFHGYNGIPIEEKSKKRQAVESHTSQAVQQEYEMEEEDEFLEYNQAESEQEYEEEQVPPKVESKPKVPLKSAPPPMNFTDLLRLAEKKQFEPVEIKVVKKSEERPMTAEELREREFLERKHRKKKLETDAKLPPTVSKKAPSQKESVGTKLSKGSGDRRLSSKGMPFPHSEKKSKPSTAHEKHLSLSSSKSMPGERTKAGSGCSSQPSLREGHDRPVFNGAGKPHSSTYSPSVPKTSASGTQKSATEHKAKKFPPFHPSHSKPGPTVTLHNKAKSPGTRQPGSNSNSAPGRPSPGTARSILSSGPVPRRQNGSSSSGPERSASGTKKLVSDSNPSGRTVTGTNGPGRPATISSGPGRPINVSGSSGRLVGSSGGPGRPTSSPHDLRQPVTSSGPPGRSVSGLGRSISGSVPAGRTISSSGPGRPVSGLGPGRTVSSPGPPLKPKCTVVSETISSKNIISRTSNGQINGMKPALSGYRSAQGPQRLPFPTSYKRQRGYEEEDDDEYDSEMDDFIEDEGEPQEEISKHIREIFGYDRKKYKDESDYALRYMESSWKEQQKEEAKSLRLGMQEDLEEMRREEEEMKRRKAKKLKRR from the exons ATGGACTTCAGAGAAATTCTCTTGATAGCTTCCAAAGGACAAGGTGTCAACAATGTGCCG AAAAGATATAGTTTAGCAGTGGGACCTCCCAAGAAAGACCCAAAAGTTAAAGGTGTCCAATCAGCAGCCGTACAAGCTTTTcttagaaggaaagaagaggaactTAGACAAAAAG CCttagaagagaaaaggagaaaagaagaactaGTGAAAAAACGAATTGAGCTCAAACATGACAAGAAAGCAAGAGCTATGGCCAAGAGAACAAAGGATAATTTCCATGGTTACAATGGGATTCCTATTGAGGAAAAGTCAAAGAAGAGGCAGGCAGTGGAAAGCCACACCAGCCAGGCAGTACAACAAGAGTATGAGATGGAAGAGGAGGATGAATTTTTAGAATACAATCAAGCAGAGTCAGAACAGGAGTATGAAGAAGAGCAAGTACCTCCCAAAGTTGAAAGCAAACCAAAGGTCCCCCTTAAAAGTGCCCCACCACCTATGAACTTCACtgatttactgaggctggctgagAAAAAGCAGTTTGAACCAGTGGAGATCAAGGTAGTGAAGAAATCAGAAGAGCGGCCTATGACTGCGGAAGAACTTAGGGAGCGAGAATTCCTGGAACGAAAGCATAGGAAAAAGAAACTTGAGACAGATGCAAAACTACCTCCAACTGTGTCCAAAAAGGCACCCTCTCAGAAAGAAAGTGTGGGCACAAAACTTAGCAAAGGTTCTGGGGACAGGCGTCTTTCTTCTAAAGGAATGCCCTTTCCTCATAGTGAGAAGAAATCCAAACCCAGCACAGCCCATGAGAAACACTTATCATTGTCTTCATCCAAATCCATGCCAGGAGAGAGGACCAAGGCAGGATCTGGCTGTAGTTCCCAACCCTCACTTCGTGAGGGTCATGACAGACCTGTTTTCAATGGGGCTGGAAAGCCCCACTCTAGCACCTATTCACCAAGTGTCCCAAAGACTTCTGCCAGTGGGACTCAGAAATCTGCTACTGAGCACAAAGCCAAAAAATTTCCCCCTTTTCATCCTAGCCATTCCAAGCCTGGGCCCACAGTCACCCTACACAATAAGGCTAAGAGTCCAGGTACCAGGCAGCCAGGCAGCAACTCCAACTCAGCCCCTGGGAGACCCAGCCCAGGGACTGCTCGGTCCATACTTAGTTCTGGCCCTGTGCCTAGACGCCAGAATGGCAGCTCCAGCTCAGGACCTGAGCGCTCGGCCAGTGGGACCAAGAAGCTAGTCAGTGACTCAAATCCTTCTGGGCGGACAGTCACTGGTACAAATGGCCCTGGACGACCTGCAACCATTTCAAGTGGCCCTGGGCGACCCATCAATGTCTCAGGTAGTTCTGGGAGACTTGTAGGCAGTTCTGGAGGCCCTGGGCGGCCTACAAGCAGTCCACATGACCTTCGACAACCGGTGACTAGCTCAGGACCCCCTGGGCGGTCGGTCAGTGGGCTTGGACGATCCATAAGTGGCTCGGTTCCAGCTGGACGTACTATCAGTAGTTCAGGCCCTGGAAGACCAGTAAGCGGCTTAGGACCTGGGCGAACAGTTAGTAGCCCAGGTCCCCCTTTAAAGCCCAAGTGTACTGTTGTGTCAGAAACAATATCTTCCAAGAATATTATTAGCCGAACCAGCAATGGACAGATAAATGGAATGAAACCTGCTCTCTCTGGCTACAGATCTGCCCAAG GTCCTCAAAGACTTCCTTTCCCTACTAGTTACAAAAGGCAGCGAGGATATGAGGAGGAAGATGATGATGAATATGATTCTGAAATGGATGATTTCATTGAAGATGAAGGAGAACCTCAGGAAGAAATATCAAAGCACATTCGAGAAATCTTTGGCTATGACCGAAAAAA ATACAAAGATGAAAGTGATTATGCCTTACGTTACATGGAGAGTAGTTGGAAAGAGCAGCAGAAAGAAGAAGCAAAGAG TTTAAGACTAGGTATGCAAGAGGACTTAGAGGAAATGAGAcgtgaagaagaagaaatgaaacgtCGAAAAGCCAAGAAGCTGAAGAGACGTTAG
- the Misfa gene encoding mitochondrial sheath formation-associated protein has protein sequence MIVLGWMLFVGLACYMGTFPEFVPPPLKWKQKWPISESKARRRSRALEEDLSLNDVEGI, from the exons atgATTGTACTTGGCTGGATGCTTTTTGTTGGACTTGCATGTTACATGGGCACATTTCCAGAGTTTGTG cctccaccTCTAAAGTGGAAACAGAAGTGGCCCATTAGTGAGAGCAAGGCACGACGGAGGAGCCGGGCTTTGGAGGAAGATCTGTCACT GAACGATGTGGAAGGGATTTAA